Proteins encoded by one window of Macaca fascicularis isolate 582-1 chromosome 10, T2T-MFA8v1.1:
- the ZMAT5 gene encoding zinc finger matrin-type protein 5: MGKRYFCDYCDRSFQDNLHNRKKHLNGLQHLKAKKVWYDMFRDAAAILLDEQNKRPCRKFLLTGQCDFGSNCRFSHMSERDLQELSIQVEEERRAREWLLDAPELPEGHLEDWLEKRAKRLSSAPSSRAEPIRTTVFQYPVGWPPVQELPPSLRAPPPGGWPLQPRVQWG; the protein is encoded by the exons ATGGGGAAGCGATACTTCTGTGACTACTGCGACCGCTCCTTCCAGGACAACCTCCACAACCGCAAGAAGCACCTGAACGGGCTGCAGCACCTCAAGGCCAAGAAGGTCTGGTACGACATGTTCCGAG ATGCAGCTGCCATCTTGCTGGATGAGCAGAACAAGCGGCCCTGCAGGAAGTTTCTACTGACAG GCCAGTGCGACTTTGGCTCCAACTGCAGATTTTCCCACATGTCAGAGCGAGACCTGCAGGAGCTGAGCATCCAGGTGGAGG AGGAGAGGCGAGCCAGGGAGTGGCTGCTAGATGCTCCCGAGCTCCCCGAGGGCCATCTGGAGGACTGGCTGGAGAAGAGAGCCAAGCGGCTGAGCTCAGCCCCAAGCAGCAG ggcTGAACCCATCAGAACCACTGTCTTCCAGTACCCCGTGGGCTGGCCACCAGTCCAAGAGCTGCCCCCATCCCTGCGGGCACCCCCACCTGGGGGGTGGCCCCTGCAGCCCAGAGTCCAGTGGGGCTGA
- the CABP7 gene encoding calcium-binding protein 7, producing MPFHPVTAALMYRGIYTVPNLLSEQRPVDIPEDELEEIREAFKVFDRDGNGFISKQELGTAMRSLGYMPNEVELEVIIQRLDMDGDGQVDFEEFVTLLGPKLSTSGIPEKFHGTDFDTVFWKCDMQKLTVDELKRLLYDTFCEHLSMKDIENIIMTEEESHLGTAEECPVDVETCSNQQIRQTCVRKSLICAFAIAFIISVMLIAANQVLRSGMK from the exons ATGCCGTTCCACCCGGTGACGGCGGCGTTGATGTACCGGGGCATCTACACCGTGCCCAACCTGCTGTCGGAGCAGCGCCCGGTGGACATCCCGGAGGACGAGCTGGAGG AGATCCGAGAGGCCTTCAAGGTGTTTGACCGTGATGGCAATGGCTTCATCTCCAAGCAGGAGCTGGGCACAGCCATGCGCTCACTGGGTTACATGCCCAACGaggtggagctggaggtcatcATCCAGCGGCTGGACATGGATG GTGACGGTCAAGTGGACTTTGAGGAGTTTGTGACCCTCCTGGGACCCAAACTCTCCACGTCAGGGATCCCAGAGAAGTTCCATGGCACTGACTTTGACACTGTCTTCTGGAAG TGCGACATGCAGAAGCTGACGGTGGACGAGCTGAAGCGGCTGCTCTATGACACCTTCTGCGAGCACCTGTCCATGAAGGACATAGAAAACATCATCATGACGGAGGAGGAGAGCCACCTGGGCACAGCCGAGGAGTGCCCCGTGGACGTGGAGA CCTGCTCCAACCAGCAGATCCGCCAGACGTGCGTACGCAAGAGTCTCATCTGCGCCTTCGCCATCGCCTTCATCATCAGTGTCATGCTCATTGCGGCCAACCAGGTGCTGCGCAGTGGCATGAAGTAG